In Deltaproteobacteria bacterium, the sequence CCGCAGCGGCGTCGGGGCTGGGATCCCCGTTGCGCGCCCAGAGCGCGTAAGCCTGGAGGTCGGCGAAGAAGGCATCGAGCCGCGTCCGATCGATGCCCAGCTTGCCGGACCGGTCGGGAACGCCGCCGCAGCAGACGATGGCGTCGTGAACGACCTGGCACAGGGCGGGATCGGGACCGGCATCCGGCGGAACCACGCCGTCGCCGTTGAAACGGGTTCCTTCGAACACTCGGCTGACGTCGGCGACGTCGGCCACCGTCAACGCCGGCGCTTCCGGCGTGCCGCGATGAGCAAGGATGTGCCGCACGGCGCCGAGCAGAGCCTTGCCCGCGGGTTTCGAATCGTCGATCGCTTCCAGAGGGAGGCCGTCCGAGCCGGGAATCAGCGCGGCGAGGTCCTTCAGGCGCTCCGAGCACCAGCGCAGCGCTGCCAGGATCTCCCCGGCGCGGACGCGGCCGTCCTTGTCGAGATCGAGGAGCTCCAGGGTCCGCTCCTCGAGCTCCAGTCCCTTCACGGGACAGCTCAACGCGACCCACAGCTTCTGATCGAGCTCATGCAGGTGGGCCAGATCGTCGCCGCTCTCCAGAGCAACCTGGTCCAGCCCGCCCATTCTGTAGAACCGGAACTGATATGCCATGAGGTCCCTCGCAGCAGGGAACGCCTGCCACACCTCCGCCATTTCGTCGAGGGGCCCAGCGCTTGACAGGCAGCTGGAATCACGCTGAAGGGAGCGCATGCCCGACTACTCCCGCCGTGCCGTCCTCAAAGGCGCCCTTGCCGGCGCCGCGTACGCTGCCCTGCCTTCGTTCGGAGCCGAGGACCTCGCTCCGGTCTACGACGAGATCCGCAAACGCCACGACGAAGCGGTCCAGCGTATCCAGCACTGGATCCGGCAGCCCACCATCGCCGCCGAAAACGTCGGCAGCGAGGAGGGTCTGCGCCTGATGATCGAGCTCCTCCGCGACGCGGGATTTCAGCGCGCGGACCGGATCGGCACCGACGGAAAACCGGGCGTCTTCGCGACCCTCGACGCCGGCGCGCCAAGGACGTTCGGCCTCTACTTCATGTACGACGTGAAGCAGGTCGATCCCGCGGAGTGGTCTTCTCCTCCTTGGGAAGCGCGGCTGGTGGACAAGCCCGGCTTCGGCAAGGCCATCGTCGGCCGCGGCGCCGTGAACCAGAAGGGTCCTGAAGGGGCCTTTCTCGCGGCGCTCCACGCCATCCGCGGAGCGGGCCGCAAACTGCCGGTAAACCTGGTGCTCGTCGCCGAGGGAGAGGAGGAGATCGGCTCGCCACACTTCCCGCAGGTCGTCCGGCGGCCGGAGGTGATGCAGGCGCTCGCGAAGTGCGCCGGAATCACCATGCCGTCCGCGGCGCAGGAGCCCGATGGCGAGGTGACCATCAACCTCGGTGCCAAGGGGATCATCGAGTGCGAGCTCGTCGCCAGCGGCGAGAAGTGGGGGCGCGGGCCTGCAAAGGACATCCACTCCTCGTTGCG encodes:
- a CDS encoding M20/M25/M40 family metallo-hydrolase, producing MPDYSRRAVLKGALAGAAYAALPSFGAEDLAPVYDEIRKRHDEAVQRIQHWIRQPTIAAENVGSEEGLRLMIELLRDAGFQRADRIGTDGKPGVFATLDAGAPRTFGLYFMYDVKQVDPAEWSSPPWEARLVDKPGFGKAIVGRGAVNQKGPEGAFLAALHAIRGAGRKLPVNLVLVAEGEEEIGSPHFPQVVRRPEVMQALAKCAGITMPSAAQEPDGEVTINLGAKGIIECELVASGEKWGRGPAKDIHSSLRAAVDSPSFHLVKALDALVTTDGVDPAIDGWFERVRALSPAEQKMIDTAAQRLSEDTKKKQYGVRRWVRDLPFRPAWMRLAAQPTVNIEGLVGGYTGQGGKTVLPHRAVAKLDFRLVPDMAVDDCLKKLRAHLDKRGFADVEINVGGAYPPNTSAADAPAIRAEVATYRKYGIDPLLWPRLGGSWPGYLFTEPPLRLGAGHFGLGHGSGAHAPDEYYVVESANPKIQGLDGAVKSFVDYLYELAS